In the genome of Vulpes lagopus strain Blue_001 chromosome 9, ASM1834538v1, whole genome shotgun sequence, the window TCCACTCCACGTTCTGAATTTTCAACTGAGTTTTTAGTTTGAGTTCTCACATCATATTATCCAGagttctttcttatttcctctttgttccttctaatatttttaagtgaataaaataacatttcttggAGAGGCTGGGTGACTCcgtcagtaaagcatctgactcttggttctggttcagggcatgatctcagggttgtgagactgagccccacattgagctctgcactcagcacagattCTGCTTCAGAGTTTCTAtccctcttcctcttgctcaCACTCtgtcccccctcaaataaataataaataaataaataaataaataaataaataaataaaagctttgatCACCTCTTATTTCTCTGAAAGTATTAAGTATAATTTTACTGTTTGATTCTAGTATCTTCATTATAATTTTCCCACTGAGTTCCttcgtgtgttttttttttttttcctattttctttttttctaaatcattgaCTTCATGACTTTATCACTGATATTGGCTGTCAATTCATACTTAAGAATGAGACACTGAAAAACTGCTTGAAACCTCTTGCCCACTGAGCAGGACTTGGAAGGAGTGGGCTTCCTTGAGGATGAATCAGCTGAGGAACTGGAGCCTCAAAACTCCCTTATCTCAGGCATTTTCCCTGAGGTTGTTCAGTTTCTCCAGGGAGGAGTCCCCCAGTGCCCCACCCGGAAGGGAATGAATGCCAGGAGCCCATGGGGAGAAGAGTATGAACATTTCCCCATTCACCTATAGAATCTCTCATTTCCCCAAATTTCTTCAACACATCCGCACCCCACCCTGTGTTGAGTCTAGTGAGTTTGGGCCCAATGAGACTCACTCTCATGAGATATTAAACTTCTCATGCCATTGTGGGAAAGAGTGTTTATGGaacagagcaggggagggggagaatcaAGTCTCCAGCTACTACACCCATTCCAGGTACTCCTCTGGTTCTTAGGCCCAGCCTTCCTCTATACCTGCTGGCTCCCCTTCTAAGCCATTCCTGAGACTTGGAGCAGGACTGGCCAATCCTTATCAGCAGTCCCTCCACCAACCCTTCCAGTTCTGGCATCTGTTCTGCGACCTTTCCTTCAGTCACCATCTGCTCTGTGGCCACTCATCCATTCTTCTGATGAAGGACAGACTGAAAGCTTCCTTCATTCACTCAGAGTTTATGGGCTTATGTCTTTCTAAGTTTTTAGCCTTCATTTTGGTGGCTAAGGAGCCAAATAGGGAAAGTTCAGGAGGTAGGGGCCACCTGACACCTGATGTGGTATGGGCCAGGAGCAAATGGTCAAGGAAGAATTCacaagactttttctttcttttaatattatttatttatttatttattcatgagagacacagagaggaagagacatagagggagaagcaggcttcctgaggggagcccatgtgggactcggtcccaggaccccaggatcacaacctaagccaaaggcagacgcttaaggtctgagccactcaggtccctCATGAGATATTTTCGGTGCAAAAAGTTCTTTTTACTATAGCACAGGGATAGGACCCATGAGCAAAAGATCTGCTCTGGGATTGTGAGGAGCCATTGATTATATACTTCTAAATTAGGAGGGACAGAGatgaagtttccaaaaggattttcatatgttaaagaagacttgcaggatcctggaggcctggctaTTGTCAGGCTAAGGTTATTTGttccctctagcaaagcattaagaGAGCTGGGAGTTCTGGAGGAATGTCATATTCTTTGTCAATGGGTTGCAAGTTGTAAGGAAATcgaattttatctacatttccttttgCCTGCATTCTCCACACCAGTACCCATATCCCCAGTGAGCACTGCCTTCATCCAAAGGCTTTGTTCTTCCATTTCAaactttttcctcttatttctggGTAAAAGGTGAAACCTACGAATCTAGTCTttaattcaaaaggaaatataaaaaaaaaaaaaaaaaagaaaaaggaaatatcaaaatTTAATGTGATTCATGTGGAGATGTTTTTTgcatgatctttttaaaaattattcttgggagttaaataattatgtttcttttttagcTTTATAGGACATTTATAGTGGAGCAAAAACATCCAGAGAGGAAGCTGTGCTTGGCCAAAGGTTAATAGTCAATATTTTGACCGGACACGTAGGAGAGACTGTAGAGCTATTACAAAGGAGATCCAAAACCTGGCGATCATACTAAATAAAACTTTTGTGTTTATGTCTGACTATGAATAACATAGTCATagaattaaaaggaatgaaaacagcCCTAGAAGCACAAAGTGCAGTGATGATATGTGTGACGACGTAATGGTTATTTCTAAGTGCCAGATTTATgagggtgcccagatatttgctCAAACACAATTCTAGGTGTGTCTGTGAAAGTGTTTTgggatgagattaatatttacatcagtagactgagtaaagcagccTGTCCTCCCCCGGGGTgaatgggcctcatccaatcagtgaAGGCCTGAGTAGAACAAAAGTAATCCTCTCCCAAATAAGAGAATTCTCCTTCCTGACAGTCTTCAAACTGGAACATAGACTCCTCCTGGTTCTAGAGCAGCTTCCAGCCTTTGGACTTGGACTGGGCATCAGCCATCAGCTCTGCATATTTTGGACTTACCAGCCTCCATAACCATGTGAATCAATTCCttacaataaatatctttttatttatctatcaattGATTGGCCGACTGATTGctagatatgtgtgtatatacacatccTATGGGTTCTGTTTCACTGAAGAACACTGTCTAATCCACACTGTTAGTATTATACTGACCACCCCCATATTCCCATACTTCATGTCTTGACCACTGTCACTGGGTGCTCTACCACGTGGGTAGTGTGGGTAGGTAAGCGACTGACATTGAGAGTCTTGACCAAGGCTGCACACTGGAATCCCTAAGGCAGCATCACAAAGTGCACTATTTTTGTCCCCCCAAAATTATGTGGCTCAGCTTGGGCATTGGAGTTTGAGAACTTAGGTTATAAAACAGCACCTACAAAATTTTGACCTAGCAAATCTGAGGTATCATTAATTAAGCAAGTGTTGGAGGGTGGGTACATAGTAAAtactttattctttcatttgacaAAAACGTATTGATAACCTCCCGTATGGCTGTCCAGTTCTAGGTTCTGGAGAAATAACATCTGCCTAAAGACAGAGGCTCCTCTCTCATATAGCTTACATTGTCTTGGGGAGCAAATGGGGCAAGTATGCCAGATGGCGATCAATGGGAAAGGGGGTCTGGTTAGGGAGGGTGGTCAGGGAAGCCTTACTGATACACTGGCATTCCATCAGAGTCTAAAAGAAAGAACCAATCAGGTAAAGGTCAGGAGGACAGCAAAGCAGCTGTCAAGTGCCAAAACTTTGGGGTGGGAACATGTTTGGGACATTCAAGAGATAAGGAGGAGGACAAGGTGGCTGAAAAAGAGGCATCAGAGATGAGATTAGTAGAGAGTCATCTAAGCAGCAGCCGGGAGCCAAATCAGAAGGAACTTGTAGATCACAGTAAGCACTTTGGATCTTGCTCCAAGTGAGAACAGGAAGCTTCTGGAGGGttttgagaaaaagagtgaaattatttaatttaggtTACTCAGGACCCATGAGTATTAGACTACAGAAAAGAGGGagtaaaaatattctaatattattaTACGATCAATATTATTAAATTGCCACTAAAACTATGGTTTTTATTACTAAAATGAAGACTACATTTTGCATACAGAAGAATAACCggaccacaaaaaaataaaaataaaaaataagttatactACGTGAgttgatggatgtgttaactaataCCACAAtagtggtaatcattttacaatatatgtatgaatatgagatcgttatgttgtacaccttaaagttatacaatgttatatgtcaatgatatttcaataaaactagaaattaattaattaatttaatttaatttaatttagtaaaTAAGAGTAACTGGAATGGGAAGATCTGAGTCAGGGCCTCCCCATTTAAGTGGACAACAGAATCCCCTGAAAGCCCTGCTAAAACTCAGATTCCTGTGCCCAAGGGCTTCTGACTCAGTCTGTCTGGAGTGGGGCCAGGAATGTGAATTCCAACAAgctccctggggctgctgctgctgctggcctgtGTTCACACAGGGTTGCCTCATGTAAATAACACTGATCTACAGATTTTCTCCCTGTTTTCAGTATACTTCACGCCCCACCAAAATGTATATACTTAGTACTGATAGAGTGTATCATACGTGCTTTTAGTTGCATTCTGTCAATGCTTTTATTTAATCTCTGCTTACgtgttttattattcattcaataaatatttgagtttaCTATGCATAAGCACTATGGTAGGCACTGGAGTAcaagttctgttttttgttttgttttgttttgttttgttttttaagatcaGTGATAGAAtagtcctagaaaaaaaaaaaagacaagaaagagtaTTTAGCTGAAAGTAAGCATAAGATGGCTGAAACATGGACAGTATTATACAAACATTTTACTGTAAGCGAGCAATAATTGTGGATGGTTAAATGTTGCCCTGTGATTTCAGAGTGCTTAGCACTTCAGAAAGAATCCGCTATTCTCATTTGAGAATACAACATAGCTGGATTAGATCTATTTGGCAGATGAGGGAAAAGCGTAGAAAGATAAACCAGTTTCCTAAAGATACAAAGGTAATGAAATGTAATGCCTGGACTGGGACGTACATGCTCTGGTTGACAACCATATATGTTTTCCCCTATACACCACTGCCCGTCTAGAATGACAGCAATGAAGACAGAGGTTACATTTCAACATGGAAATGAAAGGTCttgagcacctggatggctcagtcggttaagcatctgccttggctcaggtcatgatccccggtcctgggatccagccctgtgtctgAGCTTCCTGCTgcgtggagagtctgcttctccctctccctctgcagatcCCTCTGCTtgtaatctctttctctctctcaaataaataaataaaatctttaaaaaaaagaaagaaagaaagaaagaaagaaagaaagaaagaaagaagaaaggaaggaaggaaggaaggaaggaaggaaggaaggaaggaaggaaggaagaaagaaagaagaaagaaagaaaaagaaagaaagaaagaaagaaagaaagaagaaagaaagaaagaaagaagaaagaaaggaaggaaggaaggaaggaaggaaggaaggaaggaaggaagaagaaagaaagaaagaaagaaagaaagaaagaaagaaagaaagaaagaaagaaagaaaagaaaaaggccaacTGGAATTACTAATCAGTACTATGAATTacaattccattttttcccatACAATTCTGTTATATTCTTCCTCAAAAGCCTCCCTTAAAATATCTCTTCAATATACACCCCTTATTATGTGGACCCATTGAAATGAAATAACAGGAACACTGGAGGTGATTGCAAACCAAAATAAAGGAAGGAGCCATTGCACCTGCTCGGGATATTATCAATGTTCAGACACATAGATTGCACACTTTAGAAAAGAgttgactatttctttaaaaatacactatgAACACCAAAATAACCccatagtaaaaatattttttaaggtaatgtttgtttaaaaacagaTGAGGCAAATAAATATCTTACTTTATACAGTGCTTTGCGATTTGAAAAAAAACCACTTccgttacttttttttttaaacctgggcCATCACAGTCAAGCTATAGAGAAAATATATCTCATAGttttattatcattgttttatggatgagaa includes:
- the LOC121498771 gene encoding uncharacterized protein LOC121498771 isoform X2, whose translation is MEIKEHFKAFEDDVDGKEGNRNIYGKPLEAWQPQRELRLPGLSIYSLGKQKHQKLPVLTWSKIQSAYCDLQVPSDLAPGCCLDDSLLISSLMPLFQPPCPPPYLLNVPNMFPPQSFGT